Below is a genomic region from Alphaproteobacteria bacterium.
GGAGGTCGATGCCCGCACGCCACGTTTCGAGCATGATGTCGTGATCGGACAATTCGGATGGGATCGACAGCGCCAGGCCGCGCTCGACCATGTGATCGATCGCGCGCCGCGCCCGCTCATTGTCTACACGACCAAGATCGATGACGCGGCAACATTATGCGCACGCTTGCGCACCGAACTTGGCTATGGCCGGTTCGCCTTGTTTACCGGCGACACCGGCGCCCATGAGCGCAAGCAGATCGTCGAAGGCTGGGCCGAAGACGAGTATGACATCGTGGTGGCGACCTCGGCGTTCGGCATGGGCATCGACAAGGCCGATGTTCGATCGATCGTACACGCCTGCCTCCCGGAAGGCCCGGCGCGCTGGTATCAGGAGATTGGCCGTGCCTCGCGGGATGGCGGGCAGGGGCTCGCCGCGTGCCTGTTCACCTCAGGCGGTGACGACGACGATGTGAGGCAGGCTTATAGCCTAGCGACCTCGGGCTGGCTGAGCCGCGAACTCGCCGAGGAGCGCTGGTTGGGGCTGTTGAAGGCCGCGAGCGATCATCGTTGGGAGGGCGCCCGCCGCATCATGTCGCTGAATCTGGACGCGTTCCGCGAAGGCCTCCGCCCAAAAGCCGGCGACTGGAATCGCGGTTGGAACATGACATTGATCACCTTAATGCAGCGTGCGGGCGTGCTGCAGGTTCTCTCCGTCGCGGCCGAAGGTGATCAGTCCGAGTTCGTCTGGGACGTCGAGGTGCGTGACCCTCGACTGATGGAGGGCGTTGCCGACGAGATCTGGAATCGGATCAGCGCGGTGCGCGATGCGGAGATCGGCGAAGTTCGCGCCGGTCTTGACGTCTTCGTCGACGCTATGCGCCACCCCGAGAAGGCGTGCATCACGCGCACAGCCTTCGAACTTATCGAACCGAATTCCTATGCACCGCCCTGCGGGCGCTGTCCTGCCTGCCGCGCGATGGGTATCGCTCCGCCAGCACGGCTTAGTTCCGCCGGGCTCGAGAAGGTCTGGCAAACTTCCGGCCCGGCAAGAACCGCTCTGCCCGCGGAGATTTTGCTGATGACACCGACCGATCCGCATTTCGAGCGCGGCTTTTCAAAGCTGATCGAGACGTTGACGGCGGTAGGGGTGGAGCAGATTGTCGTGCCCCAGACCCTGGCGCATGCCGCCGCCCAACTCATGGCCGGCACATCGGCACGGCTGGGACTTGTGATGGATATGCGCGAGTGGTCAGGCGATGCAAAGCTCGCGCATCTGCCGAGTGCGGTGCTCCTTCCTGAGGAGAATTGGATTGCCGAGACGATGCTCGACCGCGTGGCCAGCTTCGGGCGCGAGGCGACGGTACCCCTGCTAGTGGTGGGCCGTCCGGAGCGCCTTGTTCGCGGCCGCAGGCTTGACCAGACGGTGTCGCGGCACGCGCCTTATTCCGAAGCCACGCTGCGAGAAGTCGCTGCCGATCCGCGGGCGCTCGCATGAGCGTGTTATCGAGCCCCCAAGGGACGCCCGAGCGCGTCTGGTCGCTGGTCGCCGGTCTCCAGGCCTTGGGCGGCGAGACCGATCGCGCGACCTTCGATGCACTGATCAATCCCGGCTATGTGAAGGATGGCGCCGAGATCCGCGCCAAGGACACGCTCGCGGCCAATGCCCTGGGCGCGGCATCGAGCCTCGGCCTCGTCCAGTCGGGCCGCGACAAGGCAGTGCTCGGAGAGGGTGTCGCGATCGCCGACTATGCGGCGCTTGCCGACCATGTTCATGACCGGCTGGCCGCGCTGCCGTCCGGGAATAGCGATTGCGCGATCCTCGATGCTTATGCCTGGGTGGCGGCCGAGAGCGATCGGCAAAAGGGCCTTGGCTGGATTTACGACTGGGGTCGCGACCAATTTGCTGATGAGGCCAATAAGTCATTGGTCGGCGAGGACGAGGATGGGCGCCTGATGAACACGACCAAGGTCGTGCCATGGCGCCGCTGGCTCAATTTCCTGGGCCTGGGCGCAACTCTCCCGCTCACCAACACGCCCGACTTTCCAACGCCAACGGTGCGGATTGCGCGCGAACTCGAGCGCGCGGGGATCGAACCGGGAAGCGAGCTCACCGCAGAGGCGTTCCTGACCCTGTTAGCGGGCCGAATGCCCTATCTCGACCGTGGCCGCCTTTTCATCCAGGCATGTCAGCGCATCGGCCATCAATCCTTGCAGCGCCAACTCTCTCCGCTGCTCAGCGTCGCGCTTCGCGATCTTCATGACGACGACACCGTCAAGCTGCGCTTGAGCGGCGACGCGTCGACGCATGTGCGGCTCGCGCCCGACCCCGCCCATGCCATGCAGGCCTTCACCGCAGTGAAAATCTTTCCAGAGACGAGCTCATGACCGGGCCGGTCTCCGCCTGTTGGCGCGCCGACGATGCCCGGTCGATCTTCGTGACCGAGGCGCTCGAAGGCAATGACGCGATCTTTCTTGCGACGCATACGCCGATCGAAGGCTTCGATGTTGCCGGACGCGATGCGGGGGAGTTTGCCGGATCCGACGAGCAGGCGGTGCTCGACACCTTGTCGGACGAGACCCGCCAACACGCCTTTTGCGTGGTCCAAGGCGAACCTGGCTCCGGAAAGTCGCATCTCATTCGCTGGTTGTCGGTCAATTGGCCACACGCCAACGACATCAAGCTCCTGCTGCGACGGGTCGACGGCAGCCTTGAAGGCGCTTTGGGCCAGCTCAAGGACCGGCTGCCCGAAGAGTTTCTGCCGCTATTCGACAATCTCGGCCAACGCCAGCGTGCGTCGTCACAGGGACGGGCGAACATCTTCCTGAGCACGCTGGTCAACACGCTCGAGCCCGGCCATTTCGACGAGCCGCTCCCGGACGAGGGCTGGTGCCGGCAATATCACCCGGCCGAACTTCTCGGGACTCCGGCGATCCGCGCCAATTGGAAAGCGCCGTCGCGCATCCTCAATCTGCTCGAGGGCGCCGGTGGCGACCGCAATTCGGCCACGGCCTCCTTCGATCTCTACGACATCGACGAACTCGCCGCACTCGCCGCTCCCCTCAATGGCTCGGCCGCGATCGCGCACTCACAGGCGCTTGCTCGCAAACTTGTGCGAGAGGCCGAGGACATCCGAGCCTTTCGTGAGCAGGACTGGTTGCCGGATGAGCTCGCGCAAGAATATCCGGACCGGTTCGAGACGAGCCTCAGGCTGATCGACGCGTTGAACCGCCGGCGCAATGACGCGATCCAGAACGTCCTCGGCGTTTCGGCGCAAGGGCTCAAGACGCTGTTTCGCCAGGTCCGCGAAGCCCTTGCCGAGCGCGGCGGACGGCTGGTGTTGCTGCTCGAGGATATCACCTCCTGGGAGGGCCTAGACGACAGCCTCATCGACGTGCTCGTCTTCAATGCCGGCGCCAAGGGCGACCAGGACAAGGATGTGTGCCCGCTCATCTCCGTCGTGGGCGTAACGCCGGCTTACTATGAAAAGCTCGCCGCCAATTACAAACAGCGCATCACCCACGAGATTTGGCTCGGCCATTCGACGGGCGGGCTTCAGGACGTGGCGACGCTGCGCGACAGCGAGATCCGGCGGCAGTTTGCGACGCGCTATCTTGCCGCGGTGCGCGCGGGGCCAGCAGCGCTCGAAGCTTGGCTCCTTGCCAATCGCAGCGGTGAAGATGCGCCGCCGCCCAACCCTTGCGACGCCTGTCCAAGGCAGGACGCGTGCTTTGCGACGTTCGGCGCCGAACATGGTGTCGGACTGTTCCCATTCACCGCTCACGCCCTCGACCGCTTCTTCGAGGCGTTGAAGGAGAACGACAATGGTCAGACCTGGAAGACGCCGCGTGGCATTCTACAGGCGATCCTCAATCCCAATCTGATCCGGCCCGACACGCTGGCGGCGGGCACCTATCCAACCGCGACGGTCGAGCCCGACGTGTTTCGTCAGGATCGCCGATCCAATTTCGCGCTGTCCAATCGCCTCGAGCAATTCGTGGCCAATCGTATCGACAGCGGACCGGAGCAGGCGCGCATGCGCCGCGTGCTCAGCTATTGGGCCGACCCAGAACGCACCGACACCACTTTGGTTGATGGGGAGTTCGCCTTTGCCGGCGCCCGACGAGGGCTCTACGAAGCGTTCGGCCTCCCTTGGCTGGGAGGCGACACAGTCACTAGCGAAGCGACAAGCGCAACGGCTCCCCCGCCGGCGGAGAACCAGCCGGTCCTGCCGGAATTGCAGGACCCGGAAGAAGAGACGGCGCCGGATACGCCCGTTCCGGGTCGGCCGGACGCGCCCCGACCGGTGCAACCATTGGCCAGGGCACCCAAACCGAAGCGGCTGACCCCGAACAAGAGCGAGCTCGAGCAATTGCGCGAGCAGATTCGCAGTTGGGCGGCAGGCGGCACGATCGACAATCCAAGCCGCTGGAATCAACTCCTTTATGCGCTCATCGACGGCATCGACGCGCGGCGGCTGGGCGCTCCTGCGGCATTGGTCAAGCGAGTGATCACGTCGGAAATGGTCAAGCTCCAGGGGAGCACGAGCGGCGCACGCGACTATCTTGTGATCGATGCCGAGCCTTGGGTGCGCAACGGGCTCGAAGCCTATCTCTCACTGCGCGCGGACGGCCGCACGTCGGGAGACGAGGCCGATTTCCACCGGCGCAACCTCGCGGCGATGATGCGAGGACTTCAGCGCAGCGCAGCGCAATATCTCGATCGACGGGTTCCCACCGTTGCCGATGGGGCACGCTGGTCGCCGGTCACAACGTTCGCCCAAATCCTTCTCGCGCGGGCCTGGCTTCGCGGCGCAACCACTGCCGACGCCCCCATCGTCGAACAGATCCGCGCGGTGCTGAGCGATGAGACAGGTCCGGAAAGCGACGTCGCCGGTCGCAGCACGCCATGGCAGGATTGGCTCAACGCGACCAACAAAGCCCAAGATCCGCTGCGCACCCATTTGCGCACCATGGTCGGCCTTGCCATTTCGGACGGCAGCGGCGGTGCCCCGCTTACCGATTCGAGTGAGCTCGCCGGCGCGATCGTACGGTTTCGCGAGACCGCGAGTTTCGACCCGTTTCCCGACAGCGACGGGCGTCTTCCGGAGCCCTTCCGCCGGGCGCGCGAGCTCGCCCAGATGTGGCGCGACAGGCGCTCGCAGATCGAGCGAACGGAATTTGGCCAACTCAGCAATCGCGCGCAGGCGCTTGGCGATCTGTTGCGCAACAAGAGCGTCGCCGCGCATCTGGAACGGCTCGACCTTTGTATTATCGGAATCTCCGATCTGCTTCCGACCGCCGCCGCGGACCGGGTCACGAATTGGCGGATGACCTACACGAGCCTGCAGGCCCGGCTCGAAGATGGGGCTGGGAGGCGAGCCGAGAATTTGATCCTCGCCCTCGAAGCGGACGAGGTTCCGCCCAAGATGCCGCTCAAGCTCAGCTGGCTGGCGAGCGCGCCGGCGCGCGATCTCGAGGAGCTGCTCTTCGCCGCGCAACTGGGTGAGAAAGTCGTCGAGGCTTTGCTGGAGCATGCCCGCGACTGCGTGCACGAAGCGAGCGGCACCGGCTCACTGGCGCAAGTCAGGGCGGCCGGCAATGCGCTCCAGGTCGCCGTTGGCGCGCGAACCGAGGGGACGGTCGCATGACCGACCTCCTCGATGACGCCGAAAGCTTGCTGCAGAAACTCCCCGATGCCGTCCAGCGGCGTAAATTGGGTGAGCGGCTCAGCCAAGCCGTCCTGGCGCTGCGCAACGCCGAACATCAAGCCGGGCGGATGGCGGCGCTGGTCGAATTGGCCCGCATCACCGAATTTGGCGCCACCGCCGAGCAGCGCGTGGTGCTCGACGAGATGGTTGAAACGGCGTGCGAAGTCGGCGAGCAGCTCGAAGCGGCTGAGACTGAAGAGACGCTGCGCGCCGCGGTCTATGAATATGAGCATACTCTTCCGCCGGCGATCTCCGCGCTCGACCGGCAGCTTCGCGAGCGCTGGAGGGCCGTCTTTGCGGACAAGTTTCAGCCGTTGGTCGGCCTCGGCCAGCTCTTGAGCTCGATGAATGTGCGCAACGATCTTGGCGGTCGCCTGGCGGAATGCGGACGCAAGGGTCAGGCGGCCCTCAACCTAGGCTCGGTTGCCGACCTCCTAAAGAGCGTGCGCGAATTGCTCTCCGAACTTGAGATGCTGCAGGCGGAGCGCGCTTCGGAAATCGGAGACGACGAGGTTGGTGAATTCATCAACGCGTTGGCGGAGAAACGCGCAACGCTGGCGATGGTGACCGTCAAGGTGCACGAATGGCTAGAAGCCCACCACGCACTCGATCGACTCGGGATCAATCCACGCTAGCGAGGAAGCCTTGGAGCAACTGCCGGCTCACGCTCGAGGCCGTGAGTGAATCGTTCATGAGGTCGCTGTCCTGCTGAACGCAGCCGCGGCAACCGTCGATACAAAGCGGAGCGGTGAGCCGGAAAGCCTGTTCGGCCAGGCGGGCTTCCGGAGCCAGTGAGCCGTCCAGATTGGCGTCCACCCCGGCATAGCTGGCGAGCAGGCGCTGCAAGATGGGGGACTGGCCATCGGTCGCCGCGCCAACGGCCGCGGTCGCCAATTCCCAATCGAGCACCGCTCGTCCGGCACGCGCCTCGGCGTCGGCGCGCACGTCCTCGAGGGCCCGCGCCACGTCGTAGAGTTCGAAAGACTCCGCTTCGATCGATTCCACATCATAGAGAATCCGCAGCAAGGGCGCGGGGACCGCTCGGTCCGGCTGGTCCGGCATCAACTCCGCTGCGATGGCGGCAAGTGCCTTGGGGTCATGCGGATCCCTTGCGCGCCAATCCGCATGGCGCTCCTCGAGTGTCCAGAACCGACGAACAATCGCGTCCTCCTCGGCATTCGGACAGGCGCCGACAAAGCCGCGCGTCCATAAAGCCAGCGCTTCGGTCCACCGATCGATCAAGCTGCGGATGGTGCCGTCGCCATGGGCTCCAGCTTCGCAGATCGTGATGATGTCTTCGGCGTCCTCGCCGAACTGGATAGGCAGTTTGACGTGGGCGAATAGGCGCTGCTCGTCGCCCTGGCCGACATGGGCGACCCACGCTTTCACGCGCACGGCCAAGCTATGAAGGATAAGGCTGCGCAAATAGCCTGCCATGCTCCGCGCATCGCCAACCTCCTTCAGCGCATCGCGGATCAGTCGCTGGAAGGGCTCCCCCGACAAGGTGCGCGCGGTTCTTTGCACGCGCGCCTCGGTCATCAACGGATGCTGATGAAGAAGGCGGGCGCGCGTGTCTTCGAGCAAAGTCGCCAGTTCCTCGTTCGACCAGAATTTTAGGAGATGGTTGAGCCTGCTACGCAATTCGGGCTGGCCGGCCGCCGTAACGAGAAGGTCGGCGCCCCGCTTGGCCTCATAGGAATTCAGGCCAAGTCCTCGCGCGCGGCTCTCGACAAGATAACGCGTGAATTGGGCGGCGCGCCATTTGCGAAGGCGCTCATCGCCTTCCATTGCCGCCACCTCTTCGGCGATGCAGGCGTCGAGGGCCGCGCTGTCGACCTGAAAGCGCAGGCCCTCGGTTTCGACCTGATAGCCGTGGAGCAACGGGCGTCCGCTCGTGGGCGCCACGAATGTTTGCGAGAATGGCACAGGGTCACTGCCGACCACATTCAGCCGGACCTCCGCGTCGGCGCCCCAGTAGACACGCGCGACATTCAGGCCCGTCGCCATCATCTGGGCGCCGCTGCCGGCATAAGCGTTGATCTCGGTGACTGCTCCGTTGAGCGGCGTACAATCCAATGCGCGCCCACTTTGCTGCGCCGAAACCAGAAGGAAACCGCGCAACTCGCCGCGGCTATCGTGCCTGATTTCGCTCGCACCGTCGCGCAGCGGCGCGATCGGATTGGTTTCGCCGGCCGTGTAACCCAGTTCACCAGTCCAATGCGCGCCTGCCATCCACCCCATACGTTCGAGGGTCACCTGGGTTGGCCGGCACAGATCTTCGTGCAGGTCGGCGAGGGCTTCGCGAGCCTCCGACGGCAAGTCGACAAGCAATTCCGCACTTGTGGCGCGAAGCGGATCGCGTTGAGCCACGCGGTAATCCTCCTTTGTCAGCCATGGCGCGTGGCCTTCCGCCGGCGGGCGCCAGTGCAGGACCGCCGCGTCGTATCGACGGGTCGCATTGCCCGGCGCGACCGTGGCGAACGCGAGACTAATATCTTCCCTCTCCCCACCCGACACGTCGGGGCCGCGGACCGATAGCGCGGGCAGATTGATCGTATCAAAGAGCAGATTGGGCGCCCAGGAGAGGTTTAGCCGAAGCTGGCTGAAATAGCGGGCGGGGGCCTGATCGGTTCGTGCTTTGTAGGCCTCGGCCCAAAACTGATGGATGTCGTTGAAGCCCAGTTCTTGCCAGATTCCGGTTCCCAGCGCGGCTTCGACAAGCGGGCTTGCCTGCGCCAAGGCCGATTGGCCAGGCTGTCCGTCGCGCCCCAAAATGTCGCCATCGGAAAAGGCCTGGCGCGCCAACCCATCGAGCAGCGCCGAGAGCGCCTGGCCCCGCCTGACAAAAGCGTTGTCCGGATTGAGCGGCGCCTCGAAGTTGGTCGGCGAAACCATCTCCCAGGGCTGGCGGAACCACCACGTGTCACGGGGAGAATAGATCGACAATGTCACCGCGGTAAGCGGTCGGTCGTCGACCCCGCGACCGCCACGCCCCTTACGCTGAATGAAGCTCGCCAAGTTCTGCGGCGCGTAGTGCTGGTAGACCAAGGTGATGTCGGGATCGTCATAGCCGACCTCGAGAGAGGACGTGGCAAAGACGATGTCGGCGCCTTTCACCAGGGCTTCCGCATCGCCGCTGGTGCCGGAATAGATGGGCGTGCGCGCGACGATCAGCGGCGAACCTGCTAGGCGGCGACCGCGCGCGCCACATTGGCGCTTATCGTTAGCCGCGAACCACCAACATTCGCCGTCACGGAAGCGATCGCAGCCGATGGGCTCGCGACAGCATTCGGCTTGCGGCGCGCCTTGGGCATCGTCACCAAAGGCGGTGATTCGGAAGGCGGCGAGTTCGCGCCCCTCTTCCGCATCGAGAAACGCGCCATGCAACCGACGCATCTTGTCGATCGAATCGAAGAAGACGAGCGCGCGATAGCCCCCTTCCGAGCCCGTGCGTCGGCGCATGCCATGACCGAGGCACATCAGATTCTGAATGGTCGTCGAGGCGCCGGCGATATCTGCGCCGCGCGACTCCACCTCCGGCTGGGCGAACAGGAAATATTCGCGGCCGCGCGGATTGGGATCAGTTTCACTGGTTCGCGGGCGAATGACCTCGACATCGTCCCGGCCGAACAGGCGGCCCCATGCGCGCGCCGGATCTCCAATCGTCGCGCTCATGCCGATTGCGACGATCTCGCGGGATTTGGGATCGTTGAGCTTGGCACGGGCGGCCAAACGCCGCAGCGCCAAGCCGACCTGGGCGCCATGGATATGGGTGTAGAGGTGGATTTCGTCGGCCAGCAGGGCGCGCGGTGGTGCGAAATCAGGGTCGTCGCCAAAAAGCCTGCCATAGCGAGGATCGTGCAGCCACTGATGAAGGCTGTCCGTGGTCGGCAGGAACAGAGCCGGTGGATTTAGACTCAAGCCTTCTTTAGATCCGATCCACCCATCGAAGCGCCAGTCCTTCCGAACGCAGATCAAGGCATCGGCGCCGTCCTGGCCTTCGCCAGGCGCGAGGTTGAGCGGGTCCCCGCAAACCGGGCATGCGAAGAATGGAAAACGGTAAGCGTTGGGGCCCGCGAGCGGCCAAATGGCTTCGTAACGCTCGTGCATGTCCGGAAAGCGGTCAGGCACATCCTTGACCTGGAGACCGATGGTCAGGAGCGGCAGGTCGCCGACTTGCGCGCAAGCCGCCAGATAGGTGGCCAAGCGCTGCGCCTGATTGGCGACGAGCCGAATGCGCGGATAGGCGAGGATCGCCCGAACACCCTTTATCCCGCTTATTCTGTCGGCGAGCGCGCCAGCGATCAGCGGCAGGCAAGCCGCTTCGGTCTTACCTGATCCGGTATCGGCCGCGATGGCGAGGTTTGCGGTCCCATCGCCGCGCCAGGCGGCCAGGATCGCGCGCAGTCCCTTTTCCTGGAATGCGGCCAATGCTGCCTCATCGCCCCAGAGGTTGGGGAGCGCACGCTCCAGACCGGCGAGGGCGGCCTGCTGTGGCTCGTCGGCCTCCGCCGACGCGCGGCCGAATACTTTGGCGAGCGCGAGGTTGCGGCTCGGCTTGTCGCGATCCTTGAGCTCGATCTTGAGACTGCGAACCAAATAAGGCCGCCGATCGGCATCGTCCGAGCGAAACCGCTGTTTCACATGGCGAAGCTCGCGCGCCAGTTCCGCGATCCGGCTGCGCACCCGCGCATCTTGCGCCAACATCAGATGACCGGCGGCTTCCAACCGGGCCAGCGCCTCGGTAACGTCATCCACGTCGCGGTCAACATTGCGGGCCAACTCGACGATCGAGGTCCACGTCTCGGCCACGCCGAAATTGATCCGGGCTGCCTCCAGGTCCTCGAGCCGATTGAGCAAATGAAAGTCCTCATCGGTGAGATCGGGAACTGGCTCCAGTAGGTCGGGCTCGACTGGCTCGGAAGGCTGCTGCGGCAACGCCACGGTCATGTGGCCGCCCGCCATGTCGAAGACGATAAGGCCTTCCTCGCTCAGTTGCTGAAGGACCGGGAGAAGCTCGTCTTGCTTGTCAGCCGTCATCCAGGCGAAGCGGTCGCGGACTGTGCCGTAAAAAGCGTGGCGGCCCGTTTTGGCTTCGCGCACGATGACGGCGATCCGGCTGCGCACGGTCTCGATGTCAATGGAATAGACCCGGCGGGGCTGATCGAACGGGATGGCGAGCCAGAATGGCCCATATTGCCCGTCGCGCTGCTGAAGCGAAACCCAGCCGAGCTGATGGAGGATGCGCGCTTCGGCAAAGGGTTCGGAAGTGTGCGCGAGCGCTTGTTTCACGCGCGAAAGCGAGGCGCCCGGCATTCTACCTTGCCCGGCGACGCGGCGGATAGCCTCGAGCACGCCCTGCAATTTGGGAGTCATCTCGATGTCGGCTTCGACCGGCGCGGGCTCGTCGGTCAGGTCTAGCTGGGCCGCCTCGTCTTCAAAGCCTTGGGCGCGGATTTGGACTCGAACGCGGCGGCCTGCGGGCCCGTCGATCTCGGTTTCGGCCATTTCTTCGCAGGAGAAAACGAACTCCCGGAGGATCTCCGCCTTGTCCATCAAGTCCTGCTCCGTCGGGACGGCCTCCAACAGCCTCTTGCTGATGATCAGAACGAGCTTCGAGCGGGCGCGGGTCGAGGCGACGTTGAGCCGCTCGGAGGAGAAGATGAACCCAGCTTCCGCAAGGGCGAATTCCGGATCGGCGACGCAATAGGAGAGGATGACCGCATCGCGCTCCTTACCCTGGATCCGGTCGACGGTTTCTACGAAGGCATCCGCCTTAAGCGGATCCGCCAGCGCATTGCGGATGGCCGCGTTTTGCGCGCGGTGAGGACTGACAACCGCAGCGACCTCGGTCCAGAAGTGCTGAGACGCAATCGGTTCGCCATCCTTGTCGACGACGCGTTCAGACAAAGCGAGGGCAAGTCGGGCCGCCAAATTGGCCTCGAGAGGGTTCGCCGTCGACGCCGGCGGGCCGTCGTGCAGCAAGATGACGATCGGGAAAGCGGGATCGAGCGCGGAGCGGGTGATAAGGTCGAGCCCGTCTCGCCAATCCTCGCGGAGCGCGAGCTTCGCCTTCGGGTCCGCCGACACGTAACGGCCTGGATAGAATTTGCGCTCCGGGAAGGCCGCGAGCGGCGCGTTCAGCCGAAAAGTCTCCTCCAAGGGGAATTCGGCTGTCCCGGCCGATTTCAGGAAGGCATAAAGCGAGCCTCCCGTCTCGCGGTCCGCCACCTTTATTTCGCGCGATGCGCGCACTGGCGGCAATTGCTGATCGTCTCCCGACACCACGACGCGGCAGCCCGGCGCCATACCGCCCAATGCCATCAGTCCGTGGGCGAGCACCATTTGCGACGCTTCATCGATGCAGATGAGGTCGAAGAGCGGCGCGGTCGGACCATCCGCACCGGGGGCGAGCCCGGACGCCAGCAGCCGATAGAGCGACCAGATGGTGGCTCCCACGACCACGCGGCCACCAGCCAAGGCCTGCAGCAGGGAGGCTTCGTCGCCTCGATCCATCAAATCGACGCCGGGAGCTAGACCGTTGGCTGGAGGCGCGCCATAGTAGATCGGGTGCGGCGCGTCCGGCTCGTGTAATGCCTGACGCTTGGCCACGGCGTCCAGCACATTGCCGACGGC
It encodes:
- a CDS encoding ATP-dependent DNA helicase RecQ; the protein is MVTLKSASASIEPFGPPAGDTDWVVAAIQRTETALLAATAPADRIALIRSLARLLGGRLDLQARDIGLSEAESDLLDRFGLALTNESKAIRVVNEEDLPTVAGLPAALVFDSRPRQIYEPASPDAVLLRLTNHGRYRTATQKAAVRALLTQPPGSGLMVSMPTGSGKSLLFQIAAAFERETLPGACAIVITPTIALALDHARTLSGLPGLEGSRALVGDTSPTEAQAIINGFRRGEVPILLLSPEKAFAPATQAYLMEAAAPHPVEYGLEARLTHMFVDEAHIIETWGRSFRPDFQRLPALLARLRGINPDLRAVLLSATLSDTSRRILRDSWRFDGAWLEVDARTPRFEHDVVIGQFGWDRQRQAALDHVIDRAPRPLIVYTTKIDDAATLCARLRTELGYGRFALFTGDTGAHERKQIVEGWAEDEYDIVVATSAFGMGIDKADVRSIVHACLPEGPARWYQEIGRASRDGGQGLAACLFTSGGDDDDVRQAYSLATSGWLSRELAEERWLGLLKAASDHRWEGARRIMSLNLDAFREGLRPKAGDWNRGWNMTLITLMQRAGVLQVLSVAAEGDQSEFVWDVEVRDPRLMEGVADEIWNRISAVRDAEIGEVRAGLDVFVDAMRHPEKACITRTAFELIEPNSYAPPCGRCPACRAMGIAPPARLSSAGLEKVWQTSGPARTALPAEILLMTPTDPHFERGFSKLIETLTAVGVEQIVVPQTLAHAAAQLMAGTSARLGLVMDMREWSGDAKLAHLPSAVLLPEENWIAETMLDRVASFGREATVPLLVVGRPERLVRGRRLDQTVSRHAPYSEATLREVAADPRALA
- a CDS encoding DEAD/DEAH box helicase, which produces MSIRDDILSFLRDPGAFAASVLDNAVWLEGLESVALPWIAANGDRTLRPAQEAAWRGLADQRAGLVLGPPGTGKTHLLSWLIAAHGPARCAADLSSRIFVTAFTKNAVGNVLDAVAKRQALHEPDAPHPIYYGAPPANGLAPGVDLMDRGDEASLLQALAGGRVVVGATIWSLYRLLASGLAPGADGPTAPLFDLICIDEASQMVLAHGLMALGGMAPGCRVVVSGDDQQLPPVRASREIKVADRETGGSLYAFLKSAGTAEFPLEETFRLNAPLAAFPERKFYPGRYVSADPKAKLALREDWRDGLDLITRSALDPAFPIVILLHDGPPASTANPLEANLAARLALALSERVVDKDGEPIASQHFWTEVAAVVSPHRAQNAAIRNALADPLKADAFVETVDRIQGKERDAVILSYCVADPEFALAEAGFIFSSERLNVASTRARSKLVLIISKRLLEAVPTEQDLMDKAEILREFVFSCEEMAETEIDGPAGRRVRVQIRAQGFEDEAAQLDLTDEPAPVEADIEMTPKLQGVLEAIRRVAGQGRMPGASLSRVKQALAHTSEPFAEARILHQLGWVSLQQRDGQYGPFWLAIPFDQPRRVYSIDIETVRSRIAVIVREAKTGRHAFYGTVRDRFAWMTADKQDELLPVLQQLSEEGLIVFDMAGGHMTVALPQQPSEPVEPDLLEPVPDLTDEDFHLLNRLEDLEAARINFGVAETWTSIVELARNVDRDVDDVTEALARLEAAGHLMLAQDARVRSRIAELARELRHVKQRFRSDDADRRPYLVRSLKIELKDRDKPSRNLALAKVFGRASAEADEPQQAALAGLERALPNLWGDEAALAAFQEKGLRAILAAWRGDGTANLAIAADTGSGKTEAACLPLIAGALADRISGIKGVRAILAYPRIRLVANQAQRLATYLAACAQVGDLPLLTIGLQVKDVPDRFPDMHERYEAIWPLAGPNAYRFPFFACPVCGDPLNLAPGEGQDGADALICVRKDWRFDGWIGSKEGLSLNPPALFLPTTDSLHQWLHDPRYGRLFGDDPDFAPPRALLADEIHLYTHIHGAQVGLALRRLAARAKLNDPKSREIVAIGMSATIGDPARAWGRLFGRDDVEVIRPRTSETDPNPRGREYFLFAQPEVESRGADIAGASTTIQNLMCLGHGMRRRTGSEGGYRALVFFDSIDKMRRLHGAFLDAEEGRELAAFRITAFGDDAQGAPQAECCREPIGCDRFRDGECWWFAANDKRQCGARGRRLAGSPLIVARTPIYSGTSGDAEALVKGADIVFATSSLEVGYDDPDITLVYQHYAPQNLASFIQRKGRGGRGVDDRPLTAVTLSIYSPRDTWWFRQPWEMVSPTNFEAPLNPDNAFVRRGQALSALLDGLARQAFSDGDILGRDGQPGQSALAQASPLVEAALGTGIWQELGFNDIHQFWAEAYKARTDQAPARYFSQLRLNLSWAPNLLFDTINLPALSVRGPDVSGGEREDISLAFATVAPGNATRRYDAAVLHWRPPAEGHAPWLTKEDYRVAQRDPLRATSAELLVDLPSEAREALADLHEDLCRPTQVTLERMGWMAGAHWTGELGYTAGETNPIAPLRDGASEIRHDSRGELRGFLLVSAQQSGRALDCTPLNGAVTEINAYAGSGAQMMATGLNVARVYWGADAEVRLNVVGSDPVPFSQTFVAPTSGRPLLHGYQVETEGLRFQVDSAALDACIAEEVAAMEGDERLRKWRAAQFTRYLVESRARGLGLNSYEAKRGADLLVTAAGQPELRSRLNHLLKFWSNEELATLLEDTRARLLHQHPLMTEARVQRTARTLSGEPFQRLIRDALKEVGDARSMAGYLRSLILHSLAVRVKAWVAHVGQGDEQRLFAHVKLPIQFGEDAEDIITICEAGAHGDGTIRSLIDRWTEALALWTRGFVGACPNAEEDAIVRRFWTLEERHADWRARDPHDPKALAAIAAELMPDQPDRAVPAPLLRILYDVESIEAESFELYDVARALEDVRADAEARAGRAVLDWELATAAVGAATDGQSPILQRLLASYAGVDANLDGSLAPEARLAEQAFRLTAPLCIDGCRGCVQQDSDLMNDSLTASSVSRQLLQGFLASVD